In Microbacterium soli, a single window of DNA contains:
- a CDS encoding TetR/AcrR family transcriptional regulator C-terminal domain-containing protein: protein MPAQKPKTRQRRERGSISSDQIIEGAFAVIKDSSVESLSMPELARRLDVGVTSIYWYFRRKEDLLRAMSDRALAILYTQLPDPADFGDWRTFIETYQRTTREILTQDPALADLILVRQNSYSLAAGINAFRSVDRNLQALIDAGFAPLQAWRLLSAVTTFTNGMILAARTATMNDAVTLDERQTLLITDEMPALTDLVRTEKIQLAMVSDEDFETGLAALLDGFERQLEKS, encoded by the coding sequence ATGCCCGCCCAGAAACCGAAAACCCGCCAGCGTCGAGAACGCGGCTCCATCTCCTCCGATCAGATCATCGAGGGAGCCTTCGCCGTCATCAAGGATTCCTCCGTCGAGAGCCTCAGCATGCCCGAGCTCGCACGGAGGCTCGACGTCGGCGTCACCAGCATCTACTGGTACTTCCGCAGGAAGGAGGATCTGCTCCGCGCGATGAGCGATCGCGCGCTCGCGATACTGTACACGCAGCTGCCCGATCCGGCCGACTTCGGCGACTGGCGGACCTTCATCGAGACCTACCAGCGCACGACGCGGGAGATCCTGACCCAGGATCCCGCCCTGGCGGACCTCATCCTCGTTCGGCAGAACTCCTACTCGCTCGCGGCCGGCATCAACGCCTTCAGGAGCGTCGACCGGAATCTGCAGGCCCTCATCGACGCGGGCTTCGCCCCGCTGCAGGCCTGGCGGCTGTTGAGCGCCGTCACCACGTTCACGAACGGCATGATCCTCGCCGCCCGGACGGCGACGATGAACGACGCCGTCACGCTCGACGAACGGCAGACGCTCCTCATCACCGACGAGATGCCGGCGCTCACCGACCTGGTGCGCACCGAGAAGATCCAGCTCGCCATGGTCTCGGACGAGGACTTCGAGACCGGGCTCGCGGCGCTTCTCGACGGCTTCGAGCGTCAGCTCGAGAAGAGCTGA
- a CDS encoding MFS transporter translates to MQQLQAPTETGYGLGLSVTEAGLWMVPSGLAMVVLSPVNGYLLNRIGGKVVLIAGTVIIAIGYIVRNFLYHSALEVSLSAALVGIGTAFAYAAMPALIMSAVPLAQTASANGLNTVLRQVGTSTSSAVVAAVLSVSFVVIDGGSYPTWSGIVVLDVVAAAVALIAGAIALAIPRHRVLDLS, encoded by the coding sequence ATGCAGCAGCTGCAGGCGCCGACGGAGACCGGGTACGGGCTCGGGCTGTCGGTGACCGAGGCGGGCCTGTGGATGGTGCCGTCGGGGCTCGCGATGGTGGTGCTGTCGCCCGTGAACGGATACCTGCTCAACCGCATCGGCGGCAAGGTCGTGCTCATCGCCGGCACGGTGATCATCGCGATCGGGTACATCGTGCGCAACTTCCTCTATCACTCGGCGCTCGAGGTGTCGCTGTCGGCGGCGCTGGTCGGCATCGGCACGGCGTTCGCCTACGCCGCGATGCCCGCCCTCATCATGTCGGCGGTGCCCCTGGCGCAGACCGCCTCGGCGAACGGACTGAACACGGTGCTGCGGCAGGTGGGGACCTCGACATCCAGCGCCGTGGTGGCCGCCGTGCTGTCGGTGTCATTCGTCGTGATCGACGGCGGCTCCTATCCCACCTGGAGCGGCATCGTGGTCCTCGACGTGGTCGCCGCGGCCGTCGCCCTGATCGCCGGGGCGATCGCGCTGGCGATCCCGCGCCATCGGGTCCTCGACCTCAGCTGA
- a CDS encoding PaaI family thioesterase has protein sequence MKPNPAHVLADDPSGRRDPRLEGYTPWAIFGMARRDSPYQPHERGMVGPESLDLDGVARAGALGVFADTSLAHPVMRGRPSPTLGLVTSELSMSFPTSPPRAGEEFSLREDVVELNDIGGSVAGAILGEGGRVLAEAQFASRFVDRGRRYDPRPSPEMDPPGISLAELLGVPEAQAGAAALRGAVSAHLANPAGALHGGVAVTILEYAASRAVPGDPFAWECESLRVNYLRPAPLGDEIVTSARPVHVGRTICVVDAEIMLPTGKPSNIARLSYRRRGR, from the coding sequence TTGAAACCGAATCCCGCACACGTTCTGGCCGACGACCCGAGCGGCCGCCGAGATCCCCGGCTCGAGGGCTACACGCCCTGGGCGATCTTCGGAATGGCGCGGCGGGACTCTCCATACCAGCCGCACGAACGCGGGATGGTCGGCCCCGAGAGTCTCGACCTCGACGGCGTCGCCCGGGCCGGCGCCCTCGGCGTGTTCGCGGACACCTCGCTGGCGCATCCCGTCATGCGCGGCCGCCCGTCGCCGACGCTCGGGCTCGTGACCTCGGAGCTGTCGATGAGCTTTCCGACGTCTCCGCCGCGGGCGGGGGAGGAGTTCTCGTTGCGGGAGGACGTGGTCGAGCTGAACGACATCGGCGGGAGCGTCGCCGGCGCCATCCTCGGGGAGGGCGGTCGCGTGCTCGCCGAGGCCCAGTTCGCCTCGCGGTTCGTGGACCGCGGGCGCAGATACGATCCTCGGCCGTCGCCCGAGATGGACCCCCCGGGGATATCGCTGGCCGAACTGCTCGGGGTGCCCGAGGCGCAGGCCGGGGCGGCCGCGCTGCGCGGAGCAGTGTCGGCGCACCTGGCGAACCCGGCGGGCGCGCTGCACGGCGGCGTCGCGGTGACCATCCTCGAATACGCCGCCTCGCGAGCCGTTCCCGGGGATCCCTTCGCGTGGGAGTGCGAGAGCCTGCGCGTCAACTATCTGCGACCCGCTCCGCTCGGCGACGAGATCGTCACCTCCGCCCGCCCGGTGCACGTCGGAAGGACCATCTGCGTCGTCGACGCGGAGATCATGCTTCCCACCGGGAAGCCGTCGAACATCGCCAGGCTCAGCTACCGGCGTCGGGGCCGCTAG
- a CDS encoding CaiB/BaiF CoA-transferase family protein, whose protein sequence is MVNILDGVKVVELASWTFVPSAGVALSDWGADVVKVEDTRGGDPGRSLVVGGLVKENSRTGQDFMLELGNRGKRSIGLNLKSEQGLEIFKKLVSEADVFLTNWLPAALERLKIDLDELRAANPKLIVAQGTGQGTEGPDASAAGYDSTSYFARSGYSYSLSAPDSIVPFRQTPALGDLPAGLTLAGGVLGALYHRERTGEALPVEVSLLAQALWTIAPDVTAADFFDVEVVPKPELGASFNALVNPYKTSDGRWIQLTFLQPDKNWAAFARRVGLPELAEDERFTPAQNLFKNNAELTEILSSHFASQPYAHWVEVLKDETGAWSPIKSPKEALDDPQTDANGYFIRNKAENGVEYRQVAPPIRFNKETPAPSSAPEYAEHTEQVLLELGYEWPQIIEAKDGGIVS, encoded by the coding sequence GTGGAGCTTGCTTCATGGACGTTCGTGCCGAGCGCGGGCGTCGCACTCTCGGACTGGGGCGCCGACGTCGTAAAGGTGGAGGATACCAGAGGCGGTGATCCCGGCCGGTCGCTCGTGGTCGGAGGCCTCGTCAAGGAGAACTCGCGCACCGGGCAAGACTTCATGCTGGAGCTCGGCAACCGCGGCAAACGCAGCATCGGCCTCAACCTGAAGAGCGAGCAGGGCCTCGAGATCTTCAAGAAGCTCGTCTCCGAAGCCGACGTGTTCCTGACGAACTGGCTCCCCGCCGCGCTCGAGCGGTTGAAGATCGACCTCGACGAACTGCGGGCCGCGAATCCGAAGCTGATCGTCGCCCAGGGCACGGGCCAGGGCACCGAGGGCCCCGACGCCAGCGCGGCCGGGTACGACTCGACGTCCTACTTCGCGCGGAGCGGCTACTCGTACTCGCTCAGCGCGCCCGACTCGATCGTGCCCTTCCGTCAGACGCCGGCGCTCGGCGATCTCCCCGCCGGGCTGACGCTCGCGGGCGGCGTCCTCGGCGCCCTCTACCACCGCGAGCGCACGGGAGAGGCGCTTCCCGTGGAGGTGTCGCTGCTGGCGCAGGCCCTGTGGACGATCGCCCCCGACGTGACCGCGGCGGACTTCTTCGACGTCGAGGTCGTGCCGAAGCCCGAACTCGGCGCCTCCTTCAACGCGCTGGTCAACCCCTATAAGACGTCTGACGGGCGATGGATACAGCTGACGTTCCTGCAGCCCGACAAGAACTGGGCAGCGTTCGCGCGCCGGGTGGGGCTCCCCGAGCTGGCGGAGGACGAACGCTTCACGCCGGCGCAGAACCTCTTTAAGAACAACGCGGAGCTCACCGAGATCCTCAGCTCGCATTTCGCCTCGCAGCCGTACGCCCACTGGGTCGAGGTGCTCAAGGACGAGACCGGCGCGTGGAGCCCGATCAAGTCTCCGAAGGAGGCCTTGGACGACCCGCAGACGGACGCGAACGGCTATTTCATCCGGAACAAGGCCGAGAACGGCGTGGAGTATCGTCAGGTCGCGCCGCCCATCCGCTTCAACAAGGAGACGCCGGCGCCGTCGAGCGCTCCCGAGTATGCGGAGCACACGGAGCAGGTGCTGTTGGAACTCGGATACGAGTGGCCGCAGATCATCGAGGCGAAGGACGGCGGGATCGTGTCCTGA